One Candidatus Hydrogenedentota bacterium genomic window carries:
- a CDS encoding arsenate reductase family protein: MGLKVYTYKNCGTCKKAVKWLDARGVAYQEIPIRETPPGIPELRKMLKAMNGDLRKLFNTSGMDYKQFNLKELLPAMPEDEALGLLSTNGNLVKRPFVIGKDIATVGFREDTWEELFP; this comes from the coding sequence ATGGGTCTCAAGGTCTACACCTACAAGAACTGCGGAACCTGCAAGAAGGCGGTGAAATGGCTCGACGCCCGCGGTGTCGCCTACCAGGAAATCCCCATCCGCGAGACGCCGCCCGGCATCCCGGAACTCCGCAAGATGCTCAAGGCCATGAACGGCGACCTCAGGAAGCTCTTCAACACCTCGGGGATGGACTACAAACAGTTCAACCTCAAGGAACTGCTCCCCGCCATGCCCGAAGACGAGGCCCTCGGCCTCCTCAGCACCAACGGCAACCTCGTCAAGCGCCCCTTCGTCATCGGCAAGGACATCGCCACCGTCGGTTTCCGGGAAGATACCTGGGAAGAACTATTTCCCTGA